The following proteins are co-located in the Dyadobacter chenwenxiniae genome:
- a CDS encoding helix-turn-helix domain-containing protein encodes MSQAAVARSLGVVEDCITYWENYRSQPKISYYPRIVVFLRYSPWQFDTSTLKVRLKQYRYRHGLSYKKFGMIFGMDAAQIRKLEEGSVVPFRKTIAKLEQLSINRLI; translated from the coding sequence ATGTCACAGGCGGCGGTCGCGAGGTCACTAGGCGTAGTCGAAGATTGCATCACGTATTGGGAGAACTACCGGAGTCAGCCGAAAATCTCATATTATCCACGCATAGTTGTGTTTTTAAGATACTCGCCATGGCAGTTTGATACGAGTACATTGAAAGTCAGGCTGAAACAATATCGATACCGACACGGGTTGAGCTATAAGAAATTCGGAATGATCTTCGGAATGGACGCTGCGCAAATAAGGAAACTTGAAGAAGGAAGTGTCGTTCCGTTCCGCAAGACGATTGCAAAACTAGAACAGTTGTCAATAAACCGCCTAATATGA
- a CDS encoding NAD(P)H-dependent oxidoreductase, with protein MNATKKVLLINAHLTYPNRSEGLLNQAFHQKAKDFFLSKDFEVLETKVEDGYNVDVEVEKHLAADIIILQTPINWFSAPWIYKKYVDEVFDGGFIKTTFFVNDGRTRQDPTRQYGTGGKMMGKKFMVSSTWNAPQESFGNSDQLLYEGRSTTDALIHITATYRFCGVETVPDYNCFDIYKDGDISGTLERYPEHLEKVFGLS; from the coding sequence ATGAATGCAACAAAAAAAGTACTCTTGATCAATGCACATTTAACCTACCCTAATCGGTCGGAGGGATTATTAAATCAGGCATTTCATCAAAAAGCAAAAGACTTTTTCCTGTCAAAGGATTTCGAAGTTTTAGAAACTAAAGTTGAGGATGGATATAATGTGGATGTAGAGGTAGAAAAACATCTGGCAGCAGATATCATCATTTTACAGACCCCAATTAATTGGTTTAGTGCGCCTTGGATATATAAAAAATACGTGGATGAAGTTTTTGACGGCGGATTCATTAAAACGACATTCTTTGTAAATGACGGCAGAACACGTCAGGATCCGACCAGACAATATGGAACAGGTGGAAAAATGATGGGAAAGAAATTTATGGTTAGTAGTACGTGGAATGCGCCACAGGAAAGTTTTGGCAATAGCGATCAGCTTTTGTATGAAGGTAGAAGTACAACTGATGCCTTAATACATATTACAGCGACTTATCGTTTTTGTGGGGTAGAAACTGTGCCGGATTACAATTGTTTTGATATTTACAAAGATGGCGACATCTCAGGCACATTAGAAAGGTATCCCGAACATTTAGAAAAAGTTTTTGGTTTGTCTTAG
- a CDS encoding cytochrome b, translating to MAKTKNISSAPPTHFNITARILHWLMASMIITMIFVGLGMMTSLTWRPWLLDLHIPLGIAILLLVIIRFINRLSFAVPNMPAGMSSFQSKAAVILHWALYGMMLALPLTGWAQLSAAGFLVKLFPGMNLPSILPQSPFLFAWLHDAHKVMAWMLFLMVTGHLSAALLHAWVYRDGLFSSITWSRKTIDRSEQSPAGGAES from the coding sequence ATGGCTAAAACTAAAAATATCTCTTCCGCTCCGCCAACGCATTTCAATATTACAGCCCGAATATTACACTGGCTGATGGCATCGATGATAATTACCATGATATTCGTCGGATTGGGAATGATGACATCCCTGACGTGGAGACCCTGGTTGCTGGACCTTCATATTCCATTAGGCATAGCTATACTGTTGTTGGTCATTATCCGGTTCATAAACAGGCTAAGCTTTGCTGTACCAAATATGCCCGCTGGCATGTCCAGTTTTCAGTCAAAAGCGGCAGTAATCCTGCATTGGGCCCTGTATGGCATGATGCTGGCTTTGCCACTGACAGGATGGGCACAATTGTCCGCCGCAGGTTTTCTGGTAAAGCTGTTTCCGGGTATGAACCTTCCCTCAATCCTCCCACAGAGTCCATTTTTATTTGCATGGTTGCACGATGCCCACAAGGTGATGGCCTGGATGCTTTTCTTAATGGTAACAGGGCACCTTTCCGCAGCATTGTTACATGCATGGGTATATCGTGACGGCCTGTTTTCGAGTATTACGTGGTCAAGAAAAACAATTGATAGATCTGAACAATCTCCTGCTGGAGGGGCTGAATCATGA
- a CDS encoding NAD(P)-dependent alcohol dehydrogenase — translation MINAKGYAAQDPQADLAPWEFQVRELGPHDVQLRIMYCGVCHTDLHQIRNDWFPGIFPMVPGHEIVGEVVEIGAHVKKFARGDWAGVGVMVDSCGVCQECGHDHENQCSNGTVWTYNSLGKDGLPTYGGYANILVVNEKFALQVSKVLDPKGVGPLLCAGITTYSPLRRLNVGQGHKLAVLGLGGLGHMAVKFGLAFGADVTVLSNSPAKRYDALELGAHHFIDMSNVDEAESVKGTFDFIIDCVSAKHDLNLYLGLLANGGTHICVGIPSEPFELSPFSLLSGNKSVTGSGAGGLAETQEMLDFCAAHNITADVELIDIKNINAAFERMVRGDVRYRFVIDLETL, via the coding sequence ATGATTAACGCAAAAGGTTACGCTGCCCAAGATCCGCAGGCCGATCTGGCACCATGGGAGTTTCAGGTCCGTGAATTAGGTCCACACGATGTTCAGTTAAGAATTATGTATTGTGGCGTATGCCATACCGACCTGCATCAAATTCGGAATGATTGGTTTCCTGGGATTTTTCCGATGGTTCCAGGTCATGAAATTGTAGGGGAAGTCGTCGAAATCGGGGCGCATGTTAAAAAGTTCGCCAGAGGTGACTGGGCCGGGGTAGGTGTGATGGTTGACTCCTGTGGGGTGTGCCAGGAATGCGGGCATGACCACGAGAACCAATGTTCTAATGGCACCGTATGGACGTATAACAGCTTGGGTAAGGATGGATTGCCAACATATGGCGGATATGCAAATATTCTCGTGGTGAACGAGAAGTTTGCTTTACAGGTGTCCAAAGTGCTCGATCCCAAGGGTGTGGGGCCTTTGCTGTGCGCAGGGATTACAACCTACTCACCACTGCGCAGGCTCAATGTAGGCCAGGGACACAAGCTGGCGGTACTTGGCTTGGGTGGTCTGGGGCACATGGCCGTCAAATTCGGATTGGCCTTTGGCGCGGATGTGACGGTACTGAGCAATTCTCCTGCGAAACGTTACGATGCATTGGAACTTGGGGCTCATCACTTTATAGACATGAGCAATGTTGATGAAGCAGAATCTGTTAAGGGCACTTTTGATTTTATCATCGATTGTGTATCGGCCAAACATGATCTAAATTTATACCTGGGGCTATTAGCAAATGGCGGGACTCACATATGTGTTGGAATCCCGTCCGAACCTTTTGAATTATCGCCATTTTCACTTCTGTCTGGAAATAAATCGGTGACAGGCTCCGGGGCAGGAGGCTTGGCTGAAACCCAGGAAATGCTGGATTTTTGTGCAGCCCACAATATTACAGCCGACGTGGAATTGATAGATATAAAAAACATCAATGCCGCTTTTGAAAGGATGGTCCGTGGAGATGTCCGGTACCGTTTTGTAATCGACTTGGAAACACTCTAA
- a CDS encoding serine hydrolase produces the protein MKSLLYSVALALLVIQHISPAIAQSARLSARADSLFTEWNKPGSPGAAFGVVHQGKLIYAKGFGESDVETGAKNGPETIFHVASVSKQFTAYAVVLLAQQGKLSLDDDIRKYIPEVPDFGKTITIRHLIHHTSGLRDQWNLLSMAGWRLDDVITKEHVFNLIKRQKELNFEPGSAFAYCNTGYTLLAEIVSRVGKKPFAEWMEQEVFKPLGMKNTLFYDDQEQIVKGRAYSFHKSQEKEGAFEKAILSYGNVGATSLFTTVNDLLFWIKNFKTSQIGGPSVMKQMLERGRLTKGDTLPYAFGLAHGNYKGLAYYGHNGADAGFRSSITYFPKEDYGFIVLSNQAEFAPERKAFELAGIYMASLFKEEKNVVKKPAAVATNENYKFDSTLFRNYAGAYELAEEPGFIMNFRKEGDRYFTQATEQPQAEIFPSSDTTFFLKVVEASVIFHKSKEGQVKKITLRQNGEHPGNRVQPRQDSDIKKEDFTGQYYSPELETIYTINLKDNKLKLVHVHHGEVDLNVVNKDRLSAPWWFVQNIDIVRSTSDEITGLRMTNGRVVNLWFKKLPPDFAADAK, from the coding sequence ATGAAATCTTTACTCTATTCAGTTGCCCTCGCGTTGCTTGTCATACAGCACATTTCTCCTGCAATTGCACAGTCTGCAAGGCTCTCTGCCAGGGCGGATTCGCTTTTTACGGAATGGAACAAGCCGGGCAGTCCCGGCGCAGCGTTTGGGGTTGTTCATCAGGGCAAATTAATATATGCCAAAGGTTTTGGCGAATCGGATGTGGAGACCGGTGCAAAGAACGGGCCGGAAACGATTTTTCATGTTGCCTCTGTTTCAAAGCAGTTTACGGCCTATGCTGTTGTCCTGCTGGCGCAACAGGGAAAACTCTCGCTGGACGATGACATCCGCAAATACATCCCGGAGGTCCCGGATTTTGGCAAAACCATCACAATCCGCCACCTGATCCATCATACAAGCGGCCTGCGCGACCAGTGGAACCTGTTATCGATGGCAGGCTGGCGGCTGGACGACGTCATTACCAAGGAACATGTGTTTAATCTGATCAAAAGGCAGAAGGAGCTGAATTTTGAGCCGGGCAGTGCATTCGCTTATTGCAACACCGGTTATACCCTTCTAGCTGAAATTGTAAGCCGTGTGGGGAAAAAGCCATTCGCGGAGTGGATGGAGCAGGAAGTTTTTAAGCCGTTGGGGATGAAAAATACGCTGTTCTACGATGATCAGGAGCAGATTGTGAAAGGGCGCGCATACTCTTTTCACAAGTCGCAGGAAAAGGAGGGAGCATTTGAAAAAGCAATTTTAAGTTATGGTAATGTGGGTGCAACCAGCTTATTTACAACAGTTAATGACCTTTTATTTTGGATTAAAAATTTTAAGACTTCTCAAATCGGGGGACCGTCGGTGATGAAACAAATGCTCGAACGCGGGCGCTTGACGAAGGGCGACACGCTGCCTTATGCATTCGGGTTGGCGCATGGCAATTACAAAGGACTGGCTTACTATGGTCACAATGGTGCTGATGCAGGTTTCCGGTCGTCGATCACCTATTTTCCGAAGGAGGATTATGGCTTCATAGTTTTGAGCAACCAGGCAGAATTTGCGCCGGAGCGGAAAGCATTTGAATTGGCTGGGATTTACATGGCTTCCTTGTTTAAAGAAGAGAAGAATGTTGTCAAAAAACCAGCTGCTGTGGCCACAAACGAAAATTATAAATTTGACTCTACGCTTTTCAGAAATTATGCCGGCGCTTATGAACTGGCCGAGGAGCCCGGGTTTATTATGAATTTCAGAAAAGAAGGGGACCGATATTTTACCCAGGCAACCGAGCAACCGCAAGCTGAGATCTTCCCTTCATCCGACACAACATTCTTTCTGAAAGTGGTCGAGGCTTCTGTCATTTTTCACAAGTCTAAAGAAGGCCAGGTAAAAAAGATCACATTGCGGCAAAATGGTGAACATCCTGGGAACCGCGTGCAACCCAGGCAGGACTCAGACATAAAAAAGGAAGATTTTACTGGCCAATATTACAGTCCTGAGCTGGAAACGATTTATACAATAAACCTCAAAGACAACAAGTTAAAACTCGTTCATGTGCATCATGGGGAAGTGGATCTGAATGTGGTCAATAAGGACCGGTTAAGTGCTCCCTGGTGGTTTGTCCAAAATATAGACATTGTACGCAGCACTTCCGACGAGATCACAGGCCTTCGCATGACGAACGGGCGTGTTGTGAATTTATGGTTTAAAAAATTGCCCCCGGACTTTGCAGCGGATGCAAAATAG
- a CDS encoding winged helix-turn-helix transcriptional regulator: MESENDKNEFKSFACSQSLKAIEDVLHVLGGKWKLRIVVGIASGYNRFNELQRAVEGISARVLSNELKDLETNGVIVRKVEAGATPVIVTYEPTEYAKTVMPIVNTLADWGKNHRNKLQNESHL; this comes from the coding sequence ATGGAAAGTGAAAACGATAAAAACGAATTCAAAAGTTTTGCCTGTTCTCAAAGTTTAAAGGCTATTGAGGATGTTCTGCATGTTCTAGGAGGTAAGTGGAAATTGCGCATTGTAGTGGGAATCGCTAGTGGATATAATCGCTTTAATGAATTACAGAGGGCCGTGGAAGGTATTTCTGCTAGGGTGTTGTCAAATGAGTTGAAGGATTTGGAAACAAATGGTGTTATAGTTCGTAAAGTTGAAGCGGGAGCTACACCTGTTATTGTTACTTATGAGCCAACTGAATATGCTAAGACAGTTATGCCCATTGTAAATACACTAGCTGATTGGGGAAAAAATCACAGAAATAAATTACAGAATGAATCTCATTTGTAA
- a CDS encoding SDR family oxidoreductase has product MSTILVTGASGHLGKATVEELLGKVDAKDISALVRDPAKVEDLKGKGVNVIQGDYTDYDSLIAAFKGVDKLYFVSSSDIPNRFAQHQNVVKAAVEAGVGHIFYTSVQRKSEDGSSPIAFVSGAHLKTDNLIKESGLTYTILKHGLYADVLPMFIGDKVIETGTIFLPAGDGKSSFVSRKDLAAAAANLLTSEGHENKIYEMCAPVAYSFEDIAGILSELSGRTIQYVSPSAEVFTEQLKSYGLPDEAIQGITTICVAIAQGEFDLHSTDLQQILGREPESVKDFLKAAYRL; this is encoded by the coding sequence ATGAGTACGATATTAGTAACCGGTGCATCCGGACATTTAGGTAAAGCAACGGTAGAAGAGCTGCTGGGAAAGGTAGATGCAAAAGATATTTCTGCACTGGTTCGTGACCCTGCAAAAGTGGAAGACCTGAAAGGCAAAGGTGTCAACGTTATTCAAGGCGATTACACAGATTATGATTCGCTGATAGCTGCTTTTAAAGGTGTTGACAAGCTGTACTTTGTCTCATCGAGCGATATCCCTAACCGCTTTGCCCAGCATCAAAATGTTGTTAAAGCTGCCGTTGAAGCAGGGGTAGGACATATCTTTTATACTAGTGTGCAGCGCAAATCCGAAGACGGAAGCTCGCCGATCGCCTTTGTTTCTGGTGCACACTTGAAAACCGACAATCTGATTAAAGAATCAGGGCTTACCTACACCATTTTAAAACATGGCTTGTATGCTGATGTTTTGCCAATGTTCATCGGTGACAAGGTGATTGAAACGGGCACGATCTTCCTTCCTGCCGGTGATGGAAAGTCTTCTTTTGTGAGCCGCAAGGACTTGGCAGCAGCGGCTGCAAATCTTCTGACCTCGGAAGGCCATGAAAATAAGATTTACGAAATGTGTGCTCCTGTGGCATACTCTTTTGAAGATATTGCAGGAATACTTAGTGAGCTGTCAGGTAGAACCATACAGTATGTTTCTCCATCAGCTGAAGTATTTACTGAGCAGTTGAAAAGCTACGGCCTTCCTGATGAAGCAATCCAGGGCATAACTACTATATGTGTAGCCATTGCCCAGGGTGAATTCGACTTGCATTCTACTGATTTGCAGCAGATCCTGGGAAGAGAGCCAGAATCTGTTAAAGACTTTCTGAAAGCGGCTTATCGGCTTTAA
- a CDS encoding helix-turn-helix domain-containing protein — translation MFKLEELRAGTFDHYQRFNFHQLLWSTETDGSITFSIDFNDFEARGSQAVVIYPYQNVKIDLTDKKGYLFLIHNDVFFGINQKIGSDYLNGFFINQLVSLDGKSALTMRSIVDLLLAEYSSDNRALMMESYMFSLLFHVSAIFDESPRLREYVDYPVFGKLMSLIETHFITEKGAAFYIKELNISAKKLNQICESITNKKLKYLIQDRIVLEIRKELHLGKRTIKEIAYDLGFTEPSYLTRFTKKHTGLTPKEFAKQ, via the coding sequence GTGTTTAAGTTAGAAGAATTGCGTGCTGGTACTTTCGATCATTATCAACGGTTTAATTTCCATCAGCTGCTATGGAGTACGGAGACCGATGGAAGTATCACTTTTAGTATTGACTTTAATGATTTTGAAGCCCGTGGCTCTCAGGCCGTCGTCATTTACCCATACCAGAATGTCAAAATTGATCTCACTGATAAGAAAGGGTATTTGTTTTTAATCCATAACGATGTATTCTTTGGGATAAATCAAAAGATAGGCTCAGATTACCTGAATGGGTTTTTTATCAATCAATTGGTATCGCTTGATGGTAAAAGTGCCTTAACAATGAGATCCATCGTTGATCTGCTGTTAGCGGAGTATAGCAGCGACAATAGAGCGTTAATGATGGAAAGCTATATGTTTTCGCTTTTATTTCATGTGTCAGCAATTTTTGATGAAAGCCCAAGGCTCAGGGAGTATGTGGACTATCCAGTTTTCGGAAAACTGATGAGTCTGATCGAAACGCATTTTATTACAGAAAAAGGAGCGGCATTTTATATCAAAGAGTTGAATATTTCTGCCAAAAAGCTCAATCAGATCTGCGAGAGTATCACCAACAAAAAGTTAAAGTATCTGATCCAGGACCGCATTGTTCTGGAAATTCGAAAGGAATTGCATCTCGGCAAAAGGACCATAAAGGAAATAGCATATGATCTTGGGTTTACCGAACCCTCCTATCTTACCCGTTTTACAAAAAAACATACAGGCCTGACCCCCAAAGAATTTGCAAAGCAGTAA
- a CDS encoding helix-turn-helix domain-containing protein has protein sequence MKPEKKGMMTFNSIPEFHKILGTAEPGHPLVSVINFQDLGDFATEISEKAIYNFYMILLVKRFDGRIRYGQNYVDFDAGQISFFSPGQILSTNANAKEGWILLIHPDFIRDHPFGKIIKNFGFFSYEIYEALFLSEKEESLLDAVADSIAQECRVNTDQFSQKIIIALIEVLLNHADRFYNRQFITRKHLNNDLLARLEGILTEYFDSDKVSEEGLPSVEDIAAQLFVSPHYLSDMLKSLTGLNTQQHIQNKLIEKAKENLAATTLSVGEIAYQLGFSHSQSFNRFFKTKTDLSPLAYRRSFN, from the coding sequence ATGAAACCGGAGAAAAAAGGAATGATGACCTTCAATTCCATCCCAGAGTTTCACAAAATATTAGGCACTGCTGAGCCTGGCCATCCATTGGTTAGTGTGATTAATTTCCAGGATCTTGGCGATTTTGCTACGGAAATTTCTGAAAAGGCGATCTACAATTTTTACATGATCTTGTTGGTGAAACGCTTTGACGGAAGAATCCGGTACGGCCAGAACTATGTGGATTTTGATGCAGGCCAGATCTCTTTTTTTTCTCCGGGACAAATACTTTCGACCAATGCCAATGCCAAGGAAGGCTGGATTCTGCTCATACATCCGGATTTCATCAGGGATCACCCTTTTGGTAAGATTATTAAGAATTTCGGTTTTTTTTCTTATGAAATTTATGAAGCCTTATTTCTTTCCGAGAAGGAAGAAAGCCTGCTTGATGCTGTGGCCGACAGCATTGCCCAGGAATGCCGGGTTAATACCGACCAATTCAGTCAAAAGATCATCATTGCGTTGATTGAAGTGCTGCTGAACCATGCCGACCGTTTTTATAATAGACAGTTCATTACCCGAAAACACCTCAATAATGACCTGCTTGCCAGGCTTGAAGGTATCCTGACTGAGTATTTTGATAGTGATAAGGTGAGCGAAGAAGGCTTGCCGTCAGTAGAAGACATTGCCGCCCAGCTATTTGTCTCACCCCATTATCTGAGTGATATGCTCAAATCACTCACTGGCCTGAATACGCAGCAGCATATTCAGAATAAACTCATCGAAAAGGCGAAGGAAAACCTGGCCGCAACAACACTTTCAGTTGGAGAAATTGCCTACCAGCTTGGTTTCAGTCATTCGCAGTCGTTTAACCGTTTTTTCAAAACGAAAACAGACCTTTCTCCGCTAGCCTACCGGAGGTCTTTCAACTAA
- a CDS encoding DUF2652 domain-containing protein has protein sequence MQRPKNLDRSARNLDEMGTVLIVDISGYTRFVHEADYIQGSRVMTRLLGVLMETNQLGLRVSEIEGDAILFYLPGRPPLPSILKQQFEAMIDGFWDLTRQMSESVPQASRLSIKMVAHYGRIIEFSLKGFRKLYGEAVIEAHRLLKNNVDSNTYILITEILLSFHPDDACQDQRVVHMCETYDFGTICYRYLQYKRPGQSDDQPFTQKVIQHTPIELHLAAS, from the coding sequence ATGCAAAGGCCAAAGAATCTTGATCGGTCCGCCCGCAACCTGGATGAGATGGGTACCGTTTTGATTGTTGACATCAGTGGTTATACCAGATTTGTCCATGAAGCAGATTACATCCAGGGATCCAGGGTCATGACCCGCTTGCTTGGTGTATTGATGGAAACCAACCAGCTTGGTTTAAGAGTCTCTGAGATCGAAGGGGACGCAATTCTTTTTTACCTGCCTGGCCGGCCACCCTTACCGTCCATACTCAAACAGCAGTTTGAAGCAATGATCGATGGTTTTTGGGACTTGACCAGGCAAATGTCGGAATCTGTTCCGCAAGCTTCACGGCTATCCATCAAAATGGTCGCCCACTACGGAAGGATCATTGAATTTTCTCTTAAAGGATTTCGCAAATTATATGGGGAGGCCGTTATTGAGGCACACCGGTTATTGAAAAATAATGTTGATTCCAATACGTATATCCTGATTACCGAAATACTATTATCATTTCATCCTGATGATGCCTGCCAGGACCAGCGTGTTGTACACATGTGCGAAACTTACGATTTTGGGACGATTTGTTACAGGTATCTTCAATATAAGCGCCCTGGGCAATCCGACGACCAGCCATTCACTCAAAAAGTGATACAACATACCCCGATTGAGCTACATTTAGCAGCATCTTGA
- a CDS encoding SDR family oxidoreductase — METANNTIFISGGSAGIGLEIARNFNEKGNKVIINGRDEDRLRHALKSLPGAVAMAGDMSIADERVRIVDSLQQQYPQTNIIINNAGTANFYSLDQIKDSFDFAQQEINTNYLAIVHFTELMLPGLLEKERSAIVNVTSQAAYRPFSVAPTYAASKAALHFYTQSLRSALAQSNIKIFELIPPLVNTEFSTAIGGASRGIPPLEVAEELINAFKIDQLDVPVGKAKAIHTVIQNALKTLS, encoded by the coding sequence ATGGAAACAGCAAATAATACAATCTTTATTTCAGGCGGTTCCGCGGGCATAGGCCTTGAAATAGCAAGAAATTTTAATGAAAAAGGAAATAAGGTAATTATCAATGGACGGGATGAAGACCGTTTAAGGCACGCTTTAAAGAGTCTACCCGGAGCCGTAGCTATGGCTGGTGATATGTCGATAGCAGATGAGAGAGTTCGTATTGTAGATAGTTTACAGCAGCAGTACCCCCAAACAAATATAATCATCAACAACGCTGGTACCGCAAACTTTTACAGTTTGGACCAGATCAAAGATTCATTTGATTTCGCACAGCAGGAAATAAATACCAATTACTTGGCAATTGTCCATTTTACAGAGTTAATGCTTCCTGGGCTGTTGGAAAAGGAACGGTCTGCTATTGTCAATGTGACCTCTCAGGCAGCCTATAGACCATTTTCCGTTGCACCTACCTACGCTGCAAGCAAAGCTGCTTTACATTTTTATACCCAATCACTGAGATCTGCTTTGGCTCAAAGCAATATTAAGATTTTCGAGCTGATCCCACCTTTGGTAAATACAGAATTTTCTACGGCAATTGGTGGGGCTTCACGCGGTATACCTCCATTGGAAGTTGCAGAAGAACTTATAAATGCCTTTAAAATCGATCAGCTCGACGTTCCGGTCGGCAAAGCAAAAGCAATTCATACCGTGATTCAAAATGCGCTGAAAACATTAAGCTAA
- a CDS encoding winged helix-turn-helix transcriptional regulator: MKKRDHTQCTGALLPIRDALEVLSGKWKLQIIIAISAGNSRFREIERAVTGITSKVLTKELKDLEEHQLIKRTVYTGTPVLVEYTLDEYANSLEQVIVSLNDWGIGHRKRLMQTGQVELVA, from the coding sequence ATGAAGAAGAGAGACCATACACAATGTACCGGGGCGCTCTTGCCCATCCGCGATGCACTGGAAGTTTTGAGTGGAAAATGGAAGCTGCAAATTATCATTGCTATCTCGGCAGGCAACAGCCGTTTCCGTGAAATCGAGCGGGCTGTAACAGGGATTACCTCCAAGGTCTTGACAAAGGAACTCAAAGACCTGGAAGAACACCAGTTGATCAAGCGCACAGTCTACACAGGCACACCGGTACTGGTGGAATACACTTTGGACGAATATGCAAACAGCCTGGAACAGGTAATTGTTTCTTTAAATGATTGGGGGATTGGCCACCGTAAAAGGCTGATGCAAACCGGGCAGGTCGAATTGGTGGCATGA
- a CDS encoding catalase family peroxidase, with protein sequence MKKASLVAYLKTKRVLFKLVGIFLIASGLVLAFAWSAGLIGGRITTRTFLKDTPKTYLAGYRRAHGKGICFEGTFRASGKGVPFSIARVFAQQKVPVTGRFSLGSPDPYAPDNSTRTVSMALMLTADDGEQWRMKLNNEPYFATRDTEGFLEQVEAYKPVSNTGAPDPARVAAFLKKHPEAQKYVKWDATAPWTRSFAGAQYNVINSFILIDANGKKQVIRWSMRPHAEFTSWSVRQRKQASHDFLFEDLKKRLEKGPLYWDLVLTLAEPGDPVNDPSQVWPENRRQIVAGTLEVSHVFDQTKGGCRDINFDPTRVPKGITLSDDPVLAARAGIYSHSHSDRVREIGYGKATDAVGKHQKDNAGNK encoded by the coding sequence ATGAAAAAAGCCTCCTTAGTAGCCTATCTGAAAACAAAGCGTGTTCTCTTTAAATTAGTTGGGATTTTCCTGATTGCATCCGGATTAGTTTTGGCCTTTGCCTGGTCAGCAGGTCTAATTGGAGGACGCATTACCACCCGAACATTCCTAAAGGATACACCCAAAACATACCTTGCAGGTTACCGCCGGGCCCACGGAAAGGGAATCTGCTTTGAAGGCACTTTTCGTGCGTCCGGTAAAGGGGTGCCATTTTCGATCGCAAGGGTTTTTGCCCAACAGAAAGTTCCGGTTACAGGCCGTTTCTCACTGGGTAGTCCAGATCCCTACGCTCCTGACAATTCCACCCGAACAGTAAGTATGGCCCTGATGCTTACTGCTGATGACGGGGAACAATGGCGAATGAAACTGAACAACGAACCTTATTTTGCTACCCGCGATACGGAAGGTTTCCTGGAGCAAGTGGAAGCATATAAACCTGTCTCCAACACAGGTGCTCCCGACCCAGCTCGGGTAGCGGCTTTCTTGAAAAAACATCCAGAGGCTCAGAAATATGTAAAATGGGATGCTACCGCACCCTGGACCCGCAGTTTTGCCGGGGCTCAGTACAATGTTATTAATTCGTTCATCTTAATTGATGCGAATGGTAAAAAGCAGGTAATACGCTGGTCTATGCGTCCACACGCAGAATTTACTTCCTGGAGTGTCCGTCAGCGTAAACAGGCCAGCCACGACTTCCTGTTTGAAGATTTGAAAAAGCGTCTTGAAAAGGGGCCGCTATACTGGGACCTTGTGCTGACTTTGGCCGAACCAGGCGACCCGGTAAATGACCCATCACAGGTTTGGCCTGAAAACCGCAGACAGATAGTGGCAGGCACATTGGAAGTGTCCCATGTTTTTGACCAGACCAAGGGTGGTTGCAGGGATATTAACTTCGATCCCACCCGTGTCCCCAAGGGAATTACTCTTTCCGATGATCCGGTTCTGGCAGCCCGGGCCGGCATTTATTCTCATTCGCACAGCGATCGGGTACGCGAGATCGGGTATGGTAAGGCCACGGATGCAGTAGGCAAACATCAAAAAGATAACGCTGGCAACAAGTAA